A genomic segment from Candidatus Korarchaeum sp. encodes:
- a CDS encoding helix-turn-helix domain-containing protein yields MDASDDIDRELLSNYHRRILKEVVAKKVAGDILFSDNIGQAMRKWREYFGVKQSELARALGVSASVVSDYESNRRKSPGSSVLKRFVMALIEEDEKRGGAVLRSLVRTTGLVPLLSSVIDMNEYTLPVELERFLEAIDGRIIVEASQPTYVHGYTVIDSLKAILNLSGSDFMRLFGTSTERALIFTRVSAGRSPLVALKVVDVRPSLVVLHGPQPDSVDELGIKLASVMRIPLAVTMIKDVNEIVGRLRSLS; encoded by the coding sequence ATGGATGCGAGTGATGATATCGACAGGGAACTCCTATCGAATTACCACAGGAGGATATTGAAGGAAGTAGTCGCGAAGAAAGTAGCTGGGGATATACTCTTCAGCGATAATATAGGGCAGGCGATGAGGAAGTGGAGGGAGTACTTCGGAGTTAAACAGAGTGAGCTGGCTAGGGCTCTAGGGGTATCCGCTTCAGTAGTCTCCGATTATGAATCAAATAGGAGGAAGAGCCCGGGCTCCTCTGTGCTCAAGAGGTTTGTGATGGCTCTGATAGAGGAGGATGAGAAGAGGGGAGGGGCTGTCCTCAGATCCCTAGTGAGGACTACGGGTCTAGTCCCCCTATTATCTAGCGTCATAGATATGAACGAGTACACATTGCCAGTTGAACTGGAGAGGTTCCTCGAGGCGATAGATGGAAGGATAATAGTGGAAGCTTCTCAACCGACTTATGTGCATGGTTATACGGTAATAGACAGCCTCAAGGCGATCCTCAATTTAAGTGGATCGGATTTCATGAGGCTCTTCGGGACTTCCACTGAGAGGGCTCTGATATTCACGAGAGTATCCGCCGGGAGGAGCCCCTTAGTGGCCCTGAAGGTCGTCGATGTGAGGCCGAGCTTAGTGGTGCTCCACGGCCCTCAGCCGGATAGCGTGGATGAGTTAGGTATAAAGCTAGCTTCTGTGATGAGGATTCCCCTAGCTGTCACTATGATAAAGGATGTCAATGAGATCGTCGGGAGGCTGAGGAGCCTATCTTGA
- a CDS encoding metallophosphoesterase — translation MRPVWGRPAIEINFDGETWVVVADLHVGYEIELASQGVYIPDQSEKIFEDLISLGSKNLFIAGDLKHSIGLVFSHRIRGFIEKLSKSFDRVEIVQGNHDGGLLNLAGSNFIVHGSRGAALGDAWIFHGHAYPAEESSSYEFGIMGHVHPSISLRGIGRIPVWVIGDSICEKLPETIVIMPAFNTLIGYGDILNPGDYGPIFPRCLDPDSTDVLTLDGEYLGTLSFLASRYGTDN, via the coding sequence ATGAGACCTGTCTGGGGGAGGCCGGCTATAGAGATAAACTTTGATGGTGAGACCTGGGTCGTAGTAGCGGACCTCCACGTGGGCTATGAGATTGAATTAGCGAGCCAAGGTGTTTACATACCTGACCAAAGCGAGAAAATATTTGAGGATCTTATCTCATTAGGTAGTAAAAATTTGTTCATTGCTGGGGACTTGAAGCACTCTATAGGTCTAGTTTTCAGTCATAGGATTAGGGGCTTCATAGAGAAGCTCTCTAAGAGCTTCGATAGAGTCGAGATCGTCCAAGGGAATCATGATGGAGGCCTCCTGAATTTAGCGGGAAGTAATTTCATAGTCCATGGGAGCAGGGGAGCAGCTCTAGGCGATGCTTGGATCTTTCACGGCCATGCTTACCCAGCGGAGGAGTCCTCTTCTTACGAATTCGGGATAATGGGGCATGTGCATCCATCTATATCATTGAGAGGTATCGGGAGGATCCCCGTCTGGGTAATCGGGGATTCTATCTGTGAGAAGCTCCCCGAGACTATAGTGATCATGCCAGCATTCAATACGTTAATAGGATATGGTGATATCCTCAACCCCGGGGATTACGGGCCGATATTCCCGAGGTGCCTAGATCCAGACTCCACTGATGTGCTGACGCTGGATGGGGAGTACTTAGGCACGCTCTCCTTCTTAGCTAGTAGATACGGGACTGATAACTGA
- a CDS encoding FAD-dependent oxidoreductase, translating into MKGWDVVIVGAGPSGLFSAIEIKKIVPEAEVLVIEMGKDLEERRCPLKSIGRCAVCQICDIVSGFGGAGTFSDGKLNLTKDVGGDLASLIGEREFWELVDYVDDSFLKLGAPKEVHGEDQEEVERLRRKALKAGLLLVPFRIRHMGSDGGYRVLMNLRKLVDEMGIEIKFGATASKILTEGKRVSGVSLSNGEEIMAKYVVLATGRVMESWLVSEMRRLGVKVDGGKVDLGVRVEVPYEVMREYTDVLYEPKLIYYSDTFDDKVRVFCVNPRGEVVTESYWGIVTVNGISRNDFKTENTNFAILVTTEFTAPYRDTISYALSIAKMANEIAGNQPIVQRLGDLKRGRRSTEARLSRSIVKPTLPGSTPGDLSFVLPFRYLKDILEMLRAMNEIMPGIYSDHTLLYGVEVKLYGAKLDLKPNLETRVIEGLYAGGDGAGVSRGLVQAAASGVWIGRDIARKLSHG; encoded by the coding sequence TTGAAGGGTTGGGATGTCGTCATCGTGGGAGCTGGCCCTTCAGGGCTCTTCTCCGCGATCGAGATAAAGAAGATCGTCCCAGAAGCTGAAGTACTCGTTATCGAGATGGGGAAGGATTTAGAGGAGAGGAGGTGCCCCCTGAAATCTATCGGTAGATGCGCTGTCTGTCAGATATGCGATATAGTCTCGGGCTTCGGGGGAGCTGGTACTTTCAGCGATGGGAAGCTCAACCTCACTAAGGATGTAGGCGGTGATTTAGCCAGTTTGATAGGTGAGAGGGAGTTCTGGGAGCTAGTAGATTATGTAGATGATTCCTTCTTGAAGTTAGGCGCTCCTAAGGAAGTCCATGGTGAGGATCAGGAGGAAGTGGAGAGGCTGAGGAGGAAGGCCCTGAAAGCAGGCCTCCTCTTAGTCCCATTCAGGATAAGGCACATGGGGAGTGATGGAGGTTACAGAGTCTTAATGAACCTCAGGAAGCTAGTGGATGAGATGGGGATAGAGATCAAGTTCGGAGCGACTGCTAGTAAGATCTTAACTGAGGGTAAGAGGGTATCTGGAGTATCTCTCTCCAATGGAGAGGAGATTATGGCTAAATACGTCGTCTTAGCCACTGGAAGGGTCATGGAGAGCTGGTTAGTCAGCGAGATGAGGAGGCTCGGGGTCAAGGTGGACGGGGGTAAAGTGGACCTAGGGGTAAGGGTCGAAGTCCCTTACGAAGTCATGCGTGAGTACACTGACGTCCTCTACGAGCCGAAGCTAATCTATTACAGTGATACGTTCGACGATAAAGTCAGGGTGTTCTGCGTTAACCCTAGAGGGGAGGTGGTCACTGAATCTTACTGGGGGATAGTGACTGTCAACGGTATCTCTAGGAACGACTTCAAGACGGAGAACACGAATTTCGCTATCTTAGTCACGACAGAATTCACAGCACCTTACAGGGACACTATCTCTTACGCTTTGAGCATAGCTAAGATGGCGAATGAGATAGCTGGGAATCAGCCGATAGTTCAGAGGCTGGGAGATTTGAAGAGAGGGAGGAGATCTACAGAAGCTAGATTGAGTAGAAGCATAGTGAAGCCGACGCTCCCGGGCTCTACTCCTGGAGATTTGAGCTTCGTGCTCCCCTTCAGATATCTGAAGGATATACTGGAGATGTTGCGTGCGATGAATGAGATAATGCCAGGGATATACTCAGATCACACGCTGCTCTATGGAGTGGAAGTTAAGTTATACGGAGCGAAGCTAGATCTGAAGCCCAATCTCGAGACCAGGGTTATAGAGGGCCTCTACGCTGGGGGTGATGGCGCAGGGGTCTCGAGGGGCCTAGTCCAAGCTGCAGCTTCAGGTGTGTGGATAGGGAGAGATATAGCTAGGAAGCTATCCCATGGCTAA
- a CDS encoding FumA C-terminus/TtdB family hydratase beta subunit, with product MAEYRLRTPVTEEQVRKLKVGDVVYLDGIIITGRDQVHRRALELASKGEKDKVPVKLEGMALYHCGPIVGKVDGEWKIYGFGPTTSARMESVEADFIREFGVRLIIGKGGLFERTTQAMKEYGAAYLAYPGGVSVLATNAVKRVVDVHWLDLGVPEAMWVVEVENFGPTMVAIDSHGNNLFLDVLQNVKRKAEEIKAKI from the coding sequence ATGGCGGAGTATAGGTTGAGGACCCCCGTAACTGAGGAGCAAGTCAGGAAGTTGAAAGTAGGGGATGTCGTATATCTGGATGGGATAATAATAACTGGAAGGGACCAGGTACACAGAAGGGCCTTGGAGCTCGCTTCAAAGGGGGAGAAGGATAAAGTGCCGGTTAAGCTGGAGGGAATGGCTCTGTATCACTGCGGACCCATAGTAGGTAAAGTCGATGGGGAGTGGAAGATATACGGCTTCGGCCCGACTACGAGCGCTAGGATGGAGAGCGTTGAGGCTGATTTCATAAGGGAGTTCGGAGTGAGGCTCATAATAGGGAAGGGTGGTTTATTCGAGAGGACTACTCAAGCGATGAAGGAGTACGGGGCAGCTTATCTCGCATATCCAGGTGGAGTCTCCGTCCTCGCGACTAATGCTGTGAAAAGAGTTGTTGATGTCCATTGGCTCGATTTGGGAGTTCCAGAGGCTATGTGGGTCGTCGAGGTTGAGAACTTCGGCCCGACTATGGTGGCTATAGATTCTCATGGGAACAACTTATTCTTGGACGTTCTGCAAAACGTCAAGAGGAAGGCTGAGGAGATAAAGGCCAAGATATGA
- a CDS encoding fumarate hydratase, producing MGDLRASIIDGIVKMMREASFNVTRDVKDALIKAYESEDNPVARANLEAILKNIDASGKLKMPMCQDTGTPTFFIELGDDFPLRSEIKSVIEEAVRRATAEIPLRPNTVDPWTGENPGDNTGRHVPIIHLDLVPGDQMRVLFLAKGGGSENTSKIYMLSPVLGIKGIKRAVIDAMVDAGPMPCPPIIVGIGVGGSADLAIKLAKKATFRRLDEPNPDPKLAELENELLEMINSLGIGPMGLGGKTYALGVKVEWAHKHPASLPVGISTQCWAFRRAEGIFDRNGNLKIVLPP from the coding sequence ATGGGAGACCTGAGGGCCTCGATTATAGATGGTATCGTTAAGATGATGCGGGAAGCTTCTTTTAATGTCACTAGGGATGTCAAGGATGCTCTGATAAAAGCATATGAATCAGAGGACAATCCTGTCGCTAGAGCGAACTTAGAGGCGATTTTGAAGAACATAGATGCGTCTGGTAAGCTCAAGATGCCGATGTGTCAAGATACGGGAACTCCGACTTTCTTCATAGAGTTGGGCGATGATTTCCCCCTGAGGTCGGAGATCAAGTCAGTAATAGAGGAAGCCGTCAGGAGAGCTACAGCTGAGATACCCTTGAGGCCCAATACAGTGGACCCTTGGACCGGTGAGAACCCAGGGGATAACACTGGAAGGCACGTCCCTATAATACACTTAGACCTCGTCCCCGGAGATCAGATGAGAGTTCTCTTCTTAGCTAAGGGAGGGGGAAGTGAGAACACATCGAAGATATACATGCTCAGTCCTGTGCTCGGTATAAAGGGCATAAAGAGAGCTGTTATAGATGCAATGGTCGATGCGGGTCCGATGCCCTGCCCACCGATAATAGTGGGTATCGGCGTTGGGGGGAGCGCCGATCTAGCGATAAAGCTAGCGAAGAAGGCGACTTTCAGGAGGCTTGATGAGCCCAATCCCGATCCAAAGCTCGCTGAACTGGAGAATGAACTCTTGGAGATGATAAATTCGCTCGGGATAGGACCGATGGGGCTGGGAGGCAAGACTTACGCCCTAGGGGTCAAAGTGGAGTGGGCTCACAAGCATCCAGCCAGTCTCCCGGTTGGTATAAGTACTCAATGCTGGGCTTTCAGGAGGGCGGAAGGTATCTTCGATAGGAACGGTAATTTGAAGATTGTTTTACCGCCTTGA
- a CDS encoding PLP-dependent aminotransferase family protein, producing the protein MSPPGVELAKWTKLIPESEIRRLLRYNVKYYFAGGKPGVIPTGAFPMVLMRLALQELESVFSGREIDVIEDYNYGPTDGLPDVRKTLANFLRERDSIDLDKDEGWKQVVITTGSQQMIYLALDVLLNPGDIVIVPAPVYLGFVNVVTKLYGDTIAVPGDKDGIIPDYVEDAIKKAQKELGKKPKLIYVIPDSDNPSGTTLPESRRRKLLEIAEENGIYLMEDAAYREIQFRGERIKPIRAFDEEGSTVIYMRTTSKEVSVLRVGYNLMPPEIREEVVKAKGYHDLCTPTITQKMAKLYYELYFPKFIEKVREGYRKRYEAMAKAIDESFPDGTRTDPTGGFFIWWESSRKDFDSKKFLEEVAIPNDVLYVPGEAFYPLTGHIYDPSEGSLVDVRKRTPKNGMRLGYSYNDPAVIEEGIRKLGSLLSKSV; encoded by the coding sequence TTGTCGCCGCCCGGCGTTGAGCTAGCTAAGTGGACTAAGCTGATTCCCGAGTCAGAGATAAGGAGACTCCTCAGGTATAATGTCAAGTATTACTTCGCAGGGGGTAAGCCCGGCGTAATACCTACAGGAGCCTTCCCGATGGTACTGATGAGGCTGGCTCTCCAGGAGCTAGAGAGCGTCTTCTCAGGAAGGGAGATAGATGTGATAGAGGACTACAATTACGGTCCTACGGATGGTCTACCTGATGTGAGGAAAACTCTAGCTAACTTCCTGAGGGAGAGGGATTCAATAGATCTGGATAAGGATGAGGGATGGAAGCAGGTTGTGATTACAACTGGTTCTCAGCAGATGATCTACTTAGCACTAGATGTCCTCTTGAATCCCGGAGATATAGTGATAGTCCCCGCTCCTGTCTACTTGGGTTTCGTTAACGTAGTTACGAAGCTCTATGGGGATACTATAGCCGTCCCGGGGGATAAGGACGGAATAATACCGGATTACGTCGAGGATGCGATAAAGAAGGCTCAAAAAGAGCTCGGAAAGAAGCCGAAGCTCATATATGTTATTCCAGATTCTGATAATCCCTCGGGGACAACACTACCTGAGAGCAGGAGGAGGAAGCTACTGGAGATAGCTGAGGAGAACGGAATTTACCTAATGGAGGACGCTGCCTATAGGGAGATCCAGTTCAGAGGGGAGAGGATAAAGCCTATAAGGGCCTTCGATGAGGAAGGCAGCACTGTGATATATATGAGGACGACTAGCAAGGAGGTATCCGTCCTGAGGGTCGGATATAACTTGATGCCTCCGGAGATAAGGGAGGAGGTGGTGAAGGCCAAAGGTTATCACGACCTCTGCACTCCTACAATAACGCAGAAGATGGCCAAACTTTACTACGAGCTCTACTTCCCCAAATTCATAGAGAAAGTCAGGGAGGGCTACAGGAAGAGGTATGAGGCCATGGCTAAAGCTATAGATGAGAGCTTCCCAGATGGGACGAGGACAGATCCTACGGGCGGTTTCTTCATATGGTGGGAATCATCAAGAAAGGATTTCGACAGTAAAAAGTTCTTGGAGGAGGTAGCGATACCGAATGACGTCCTTTATGTCCCAGGGGAGGCCTTCTATCCACTCACAGGTCATATTTACGATCCATCAGAGGGGAGCTTGGTGGATGTGAGGAAGAGGACGCCTAAGAACGGGATGAGGCTGGGCTATTCTTACAATGATCCGGCGGTGATAGAGGAGGGGATAAGGAAGCTAGGATCTCTCCTGTCAAAATCAGTGTAA
- a CDS encoding OB-fold nucleic acid binding domain-containing protein translates to MSTSRKVLDLRPGENSVNVKVRVLEVGESRVVETKRGPRTLSEATVGDETGRVVLVLWGNHAGKLKEGKVVQLQNAFTTVYKDKVQLNLGNMGSFIEMDDEGFVKAEEIPEDMPQAPGDFRPQRRRRDFRGRDEGYRGRPKW, encoded by the coding sequence ATGTCGACGAGTCGGAAGGTATTGGATCTGAGACCCGGGGAGAATAGTGTGAACGTGAAGGTCCGGGTCCTCGAAGTTGGTGAGTCGAGAGTTGTTGAGACGAAGAGGGGTCCTAGGACCCTCTCGGAAGCGACAGTTGGGGATGAAACTGGTAGAGTGGTCCTAGTCCTGTGGGGCAATCACGCTGGGAAACTGAAGGAGGGAAAGGTAGTACAGCTGCAGAACGCTTTCACAACCGTTTATAAGGACAAAGTCCAACTCAACTTAGGGAACATGGGTAGCTTCATTGAGATGGATGATGAGGGTTTCGTGAAGGCCGAGGAGATACCAGAGGATATGCCTCAGGCTCCGGGAGATTTCAGGCCCCAGAGGAGAAGGAGGGATTTCAGAGGAAGGGATGAGGGTTACAGAGGGAGGCCGAAGTGGTAA
- a CDS encoding radical SAM protein, translated as MANDINVNELILDIRRILGNALARRFIKMIGKPLDIVKILSIYAGLEDPSSVKEKVLSEIVSYILSKSADKFGFDESILKERLKDPYMRRGIANILLGIAYYGITRPQKLYSPFMVVWDFTKRCNLSCLHCYASASYLPPPDELNLDGRLSVLSQLDEAGVAAISFSGGEPLIVPDFWEVAQRAAKAGMYVSVATNGTLIRPEVARRLKGIGVRYVEVSLDSPNPESHDSFRGIRGAWEKSVEGIRNAKSAGMDVGIAMTITKKNYKEVADMIKLAKELGVDRFIAFNFIPTGRGKDIIEYDLSPKERMEVLELLYSELSNGFQAFSTSPIYAIVSLKHVDKGGKLTPTHFAELAIPEEYMYAGFALAEFLGGCGAGRIYCSIEHNGDIQPCVFMPIVLGNVLRDGFLKVWHENELLNELRDRDYSGYACSTCSYRYICGGCRARALAYYNDPLGPDPSCEFNEKLWDELRAISIYH; from the coding sequence ATGGCTAACGATATCAACGTTAATGAGCTAATCCTGGATATAAGGAGAATTCTGGGAAATGCTCTCGCCAGGAGATTTATAAAAATGATCGGAAAGCCCCTCGATATAGTGAAGATACTATCAATTTACGCTGGATTAGAGGACCCATCGTCTGTGAAGGAGAAGGTCCTCTCCGAGATAGTAAGCTACATACTGTCTAAGTCGGCCGATAAGTTCGGATTCGATGAATCCATCCTGAAGGAGAGGCTCAAGGACCCTTACATGAGGAGGGGGATAGCTAATATATTACTTGGCATCGCTTACTACGGTATAACGAGACCTCAGAAATTATACTCGCCTTTCATGGTCGTCTGGGACTTCACTAAGAGGTGCAACCTCTCCTGCCTTCACTGTTACGCGAGCGCTTCATACCTACCGCCACCGGATGAGCTGAACCTCGATGGGAGGCTCTCCGTCTTGAGCCAACTTGATGAAGCTGGTGTTGCTGCTATTTCGTTCTCGGGAGGAGAGCCATTAATCGTCCCCGATTTCTGGGAGGTAGCTCAGAGAGCTGCTAAAGCCGGTATGTACGTTAGCGTAGCGACGAACGGTACTCTGATAAGGCCTGAGGTAGCTAGGAGGCTGAAGGGGATCGGAGTTAGGTACGTTGAGGTGAGCTTGGATTCGCCGAATCCCGAATCTCATGACAGCTTCAGGGGGATAAGGGGCGCGTGGGAGAAGTCAGTGGAGGGGATAAGGAACGCTAAGAGTGCTGGAATGGATGTGGGAATCGCTATGACGATAACTAAGAAGAACTACAAGGAGGTGGCGGATATGATAAAGCTAGCGAAGGAACTGGGGGTGGATAGGTTCATAGCATTCAACTTCATACCGACTGGGAGGGGGAAGGACATAATTGAGTACGATTTGAGCCCGAAGGAGAGGATGGAGGTCTTAGAGCTCCTTTACTCCGAGCTCTCGAACGGCTTCCAGGCTTTCTCAACCAGCCCGATATATGCGATAGTCTCCCTGAAGCATGTCGATAAGGGAGGGAAGCTCACTCCGACTCACTTCGCCGAACTAGCGATCCCCGAGGAGTACATGTATGCTGGATTCGCTCTAGCCGAGTTCCTCGGTGGCTGCGGGGCTGGGAGGATATATTGCTCTATAGAGCATAATGGAGACATTCAACCGTGCGTCTTCATGCCCATAGTATTGGGGAACGTACTGAGGGATGGCTTCCTCAAGGTCTGGCATGAGAACGAACTCCTGAATGAGCTCAGGGATAGGGATTATTCTGGATACGCATGTTCGACATGTAGCTATAGGTACATATGTGGGGGATGCAGGGCCAGGGCATTAGCTTACTACAACGATCCCCTCGGACCCGATCCGAGTTGCGAGTTCAATGAGAAGCTCTGGGATGAGTTGAGAGCTATCTCTATTTATCATTGA
- a CDS encoding Glu/Leu/Phe/Val dehydrogenase, whose translation MAEELNPWENALKQLDKAAKVLNLDPGLHQILATPKLVLEVQLPVRMDDGSIKVFMGWRVQHNDARGPFKGGIRYHPNTNADEVKALAMWMTWKTAVVDVPFGGGKGGVRVDPKALSPGELERLTRRYAYAIAPIIGVDVDIPAPDVYTNPQTMAWIADTYAAIKGYFEPGVITGKPLEIGGSEGRTEATARGLQYVTEEALKVLNMDPKKAKVAVQGYGNAGYFSAKFMKELGMKVVAVSDSKGAIYNPDGLDPEKVLEHKEKTGSVVGFPGATSLDNDPQRANEKLLELDVDVLIPAAVENVITDKNADKIKAKLIVEAANGPTTPEADNILYERGVVVAPDILANAGGVTVSYFEWVQNRTREYWDIDTVRMKLRAKMTKAFRDVYEMHKELKVDMRTAALCLAVKRVAKAIELRGIWP comes from the coding sequence ATGGCCGAGGAGTTGAACCCATGGGAGAATGCTCTAAAGCAGCTAGATAAAGCTGCAAAAGTTTTGAACTTAGATCCGGGGCTACACCAAATACTTGCGACGCCCAAACTAGTGCTGGAGGTCCAGCTCCCAGTCAGGATGGATGATGGGTCGATAAAGGTCTTCATGGGATGGAGGGTCCAGCACAACGACGCCAGAGGGCCGTTCAAGGGCGGGATAAGGTACCATCCGAACACGAACGCTGATGAAGTAAAGGCTTTAGCTATGTGGATGACTTGGAAGACGGCTGTAGTCGATGTCCCATTCGGCGGTGGGAAGGGTGGAGTTAGGGTAGATCCGAAGGCACTCAGCCCGGGAGAGCTGGAGAGGTTAACGAGGAGATATGCATACGCTATAGCCCCGATAATAGGTGTAGATGTGGATATACCCGCCCCAGATGTCTACACTAATCCCCAGACGATGGCCTGGATAGCGGACACTTACGCCGCTATAAAGGGCTACTTCGAGCCGGGAGTTATAACGGGGAAGCCCCTAGAGATAGGGGGGAGCGAGGGTAGGACTGAAGCGACAGCTAGAGGGCTCCAATACGTCACAGAGGAGGCATTGAAAGTCCTGAATATGGATCCGAAGAAAGCTAAAGTAGCAGTCCAGGGCTATGGTAATGCGGGTTACTTCTCAGCTAAATTCATGAAGGAACTCGGCATGAAGGTCGTAGCTGTCAGCGATTCGAAGGGAGCGATATACAACCCAGATGGGCTAGACCCTGAGAAGGTCTTGGAACACAAGGAGAAGACTGGTTCTGTAGTCGGATTCCCAGGGGCCACTTCCCTGGATAACGATCCTCAGAGGGCAAATGAGAAGTTACTGGAACTAGATGTCGATGTGCTCATACCTGCTGCTGTGGAGAACGTGATAACTGATAAGAACGCTGATAAAATCAAGGCTAAGCTAATAGTCGAGGCAGCGAATGGACCGACCACACCTGAGGCCGATAATATACTCTACGAGAGGGGCGTGGTAGTTGCTCCCGATATACTCGCTAACGCTGGAGGGGTCACTGTGAGTTACTTCGAGTGGGTGCAGAATAGGACGAGGGAGTATTGGGACATAGATACCGTGAGGATGAAGCTCAGGGCCAAGATGACGAAGGCATTCAGAGATGTGTATGAGATGCATAAGGAACTCAAGGTAGATATGAGGACAGCAGCTCTCTGCTTGGCGGTTAAGAGGGTAGCTAAGGCTATTGAACTGAGGGGGATCTGGCCCTAA
- a CDS encoding aspartate aminotransferase family protein: protein MSISIEDAKSFIQSAYPITYPVIFERAKGIEMWDVEGRKYLDFLAGIGVMNYGHSHPKIVKAVQEQIEKLSHVSMLYYNVPAILLARKLAEIAPGDLRKTYYANSGTEAVESAIKLAKKYSVKVKGGTGSYIIAFDCAFHGRGGLTLTLTASHKYKKLMGHFANYPGVVHLPTPYCYRFPGDVETCKQYTLEKVDEYIKYRLGPENTAAVIVEPVMGEGGIIVPPDGWLKELERICRENGVLLIVDEVQSGFGRTGKIFGHEWENVRADIMTMAKALGAGLPLAGIMATGDVDKAWEPGDHNVTFSGNPVACAAALAGIEVLLEERLHENALKVGNFIMGKLRDASLKPVGEVRGRGLFIGIEIVKEGKKPDPDATKRIGNEMFKRGYIIGTGGIFGNVVRIEPPLIVTMEQADKMTDDLIDVIKRLQ, encoded by the coding sequence ATGTCTATATCAATAGAGGATGCCAAGAGTTTCATCCAATCGGCTTATCCTATAACATATCCCGTGATTTTTGAGAGAGCTAAAGGAATTGAAATGTGGGATGTCGAAGGAAGGAAATATCTAGACTTCCTCGCTGGTATAGGAGTGATGAACTACGGTCATTCTCATCCAAAGATAGTTAAGGCTGTTCAGGAGCAGATAGAGAAGCTTTCACATGTCTCAATGCTTTACTATAATGTCCCAGCGATACTTTTAGCCAGGAAATTAGCTGAAATAGCGCCGGGGGATTTGAGGAAAACATATTACGCTAACAGCGGGACCGAAGCTGTCGAGAGCGCAATCAAGCTAGCGAAGAAATACTCCGTGAAGGTAAAGGGAGGCACTGGCTCTTATATAATCGCATTCGATTGCGCTTTCCACGGGAGGGGAGGCCTCACACTCACGCTCACTGCATCGCATAAGTACAAGAAGCTGATGGGCCACTTCGCCAACTATCCCGGAGTCGTCCACCTCCCAACTCCCTATTGCTACAGGTTCCCCGGGGACGTTGAGACTTGCAAGCAGTACACACTCGAGAAAGTTGATGAGTACATAAAGTACCGCTTGGGACCTGAGAACACGGCAGCCGTCATAGTAGAGCCAGTGATGGGGGAGGGAGGAATAATAGTGCCTCCGGATGGGTGGTTGAAGGAGTTAGAGAGGATATGCAGGGAAAATGGTGTGCTGCTCATTGTCGATGAAGTTCAGAGCGGATTTGGAAGAACTGGAAAGATATTTGGACATGAATGGGAGAACGTGAGAGCCGATATAATGACAATGGCTAAGGCCTTAGGCGCGGGCCTCCCTCTAGCTGGTATAATGGCAACTGGGGATGTTGATAAAGCTTGGGAGCCTGGAGACCATAATGTGACATTCTCAGGCAATCCCGTCGCTTGTGCAGCTGCTTTAGCGGGTATAGAGGTATTATTAGAGGAGAGATTGCACGAGAACGCACTCAAAGTCGGTAATTTCATAATGGGTAAGCTGAGAGATGCCTCTCTGAAGCCCGTGGGTGAGGTGAGAGGGAGGGGCCTCTTCATAGGCATCGAGATCGTGAAGGAAGGGAAGAAACCGGATCCGGATGCTACTAAGAGGATAGGGAATGAGATGTTCAAGAGAGGGTACATAATTGGGACTGGCGGTATCTTCGGGAATGTAGTGAGGATAGAGCCACCTCTCATCGTGACTATGGAGCAAGCGGACAAGATGACCGATGATTTGATAGATGTGATCAAGAGGCTTCAGTAA